One genomic window of Amphiura filiformis chromosome 3, Afil_fr2py, whole genome shotgun sequence includes the following:
- the LOC140147810 gene encoding 52 kDa repressor of the inhibitor of the protein kinase-like, whose translation MAQSSTSDTATKANGLLDRFQKGEVLLALRMVNKPLALLETLNAGLQARTATMSGMKSAVNTVMTELKELREATVFESIFTETSDLITKLDLNPLAVPRRRRPPARFTGPAAAHHAESAVEHFRMAYFQLVDGMMNNLSDRFGEGSKADLQDYQKLEEIITTGIVDQDILHKYPEFNTNLTAFKTQLDMFLHTSKATTIEGATRAYQNMSADVRALFPDVKSLLKLMLVCPVTSCECERSFSALRRLKTWLRSTMTQTRLNSCAVCNIHKLVLDDIDVVPLAAQFASRSETRKNMFGNFT comes from the exons ATGGCGCAATCCAGCACAAGCGACACGGCAACAAAGGCCAACGGTCTCCTGGACAGGTTCCAGAAGGGAGAGGTTTTGCTGGCTTTAAGGATGGTAAACAAACCATTGGCTCTCTTGGAAACACTTAATGCTGGACTTCAAGCGCGGACAGCAACAATGTCAG GGATGAAAAGTGCTGTAAACACAGTTATGACAGAGCTGAAAGAACTGCGTGAAGCTACTGTATTTGAATCAATTTTCACTGAAACTTCTGATTTAATAACCAAGCTCGATCTCAATCCACTGGCAGTCCCAAGACGACGAAGACCACCAGCACGATTTACAGGACCTGCAGCTGCGCACCATGCTGAATCGGCGGTAGAACACTTCAGAATGGCCTACTTTCAACTTGTAGATGGTATGATGAACAACCTCTCTGACAGATTTGGTGAAGGTTCAAAGGCAGATCTGCAAGACTATCAGAAGCTAGAAGAAATTATAACCACAG GAATTGTTGACCAGGACATTTTGCATAAATATCCTGAGTTCAATACCAATCTCACTGCATTCAAGACCCAGCTTGACATGTTTCTTCACACATCCAAAGCAACGACAATAGAAGGTGCAACCAGAGCATACCAAAACATGTCTGCAGATGTTAGAGCTCTTTTCCCAGATGTGAAGTCTCTTCTGAAGTTGATGCTGGTGTGCCCAGTAACATCATGTGAATGTGAGCGTAGCTTCTCTGCACTCAGACGCCTGAAAACGTGGCTGCGGAGCACAATGACACAAACAAGGCTGAACTCTTGTGCAGTCTGCAACATTCACAAATTAGTGCTAGATGACATTGATGTAGTACCCCTTGCAGCTCAGTTTGCGTCAAGATCAGAGACaagaaaaaatatgtttggtAACTTCACTTGA